Proteins from a genomic interval of Nitrososphaerota archaeon:
- a CDS encoding DUF655 domain-containing protein yields the protein MRRLEQNSKQRKLYEEYAYILDIYPSDAYRGTPPVAKNEEVLQLIGEDFFTLLEAAAWKGRFSTGMRVYVGKNISKQVLRVLRRISYNELTLNAKSELEQTIQKIVTSKENKFVEFFNKANPLTPRLHSLELLPSIGKKSLRKILDEREREEFKSFEDIKKRADISDPIKLITKRIIEELSNPTEKYRIFLIS from the coding sequence ATGCGTAGATTAGAACAAAATTCTAAACAGAGAAAACTATATGAAGAATATGCCTATATTCTAGATATATATCCTTCAGATGCATATAGAGGTACTCCTCCAGTTGCAAAAAATGAAGAAGTACTTCAATTAATTGGAGAAGATTTTTTCACTTTATTAGAAGCAGCTGCTTGGAAAGGAAGATTTTCTACTGGAATGAGAGTATATGTAGGTAAAAATATAAGTAAACAAGTATTAAGAGTACTTAGAAGAATTAGCTATAATGAATTAACCCTTAATGCTAAAAGTGAATTAGAACAAACAATTCAAAAAATAGTTACTTCAAAAGAAAACAAATTTGTAGAATTTTTTAATAAAGCAAATCCTTTAACGCCTAGATTACATTCATTAGAGTTACTTCCAAGTATAGGAAAAAAATCATTAAGAAAAATTCTTGATGAAAGAGAAAGAGAAGAATTTAAATCATTTGAAGATATTAAAAAAAGAGCTGATATATCCGATCCTATTAAGCTTATTACAAAAAGAATAATCGAAGAACTTTCTAATCCTACAGAAAAATATCGTATTTTCTTAATTTCATAA
- a CDS encoding tRNA pseudouridine(54/55) synthase Pus10, which translates to MKNANLLEIVKNILLKYCLCDNCLGRQFSKLIPGLTNEERGRILKISLLMNILYSYKEIENEILKKIILNSQLFDIIEKLNLSIEKEKINENDFKCYLCENKIKKENIKNFSQKIFNELKTIEFKTFLIGTSIPFEIHEREDIIRSEYGLITGEDIKSEINREIGKNLLNLTNAKVDFYNPDVTIITNIFNDNFFIQINPVFIKGFYKKYVRNLPQSPWICNICKGVGCEKCDWQGRKYPSSISELIGEVSAKIFEAINYKFHAAGREDVDALVLGSGRPFVLEIIKPLKRTIDMKFLEKIINENAKGMIEVNNLCYTTKKEINELKIKSQKASKTYLAKVFFENEVDEEDLKNLELKMNNITIEQRTPTRVLNRRKDKIRRKFLYYIKAKKVNSKIVEFEIKAQGGLYIKELITGDNGRTIPSISEILRNKVINIELAVINIEII; encoded by the coding sequence ATGAAGAATGCAAATTTATTAGAAATTGTTAAAAATATTCTTTTAAAATATTGTTTATGTGATAATTGTTTAGGAAGACAATTTTCTAAACTTATACCAGGTCTTACAAATGAAGAAAGAGGAAGAATACTTAAAATTTCACTTTTAATGAATATCCTTTATTCTTATAAAGAAATTGAAAATGAAATTTTGAAAAAAATAATTTTAAATAGTCAACTTTTTGATATTATAGAAAAATTAAATTTATCTATAGAAAAAGAAAAAATTAATGAAAATGATTTTAAATGTTATTTATGTGAAAATAAAATTAAAAAAGAAAATATAAAAAATTTTTCTCAAAAAATTTTTAATGAATTAAAAACTATTGAATTTAAAACATTTCTTATTGGAACATCAATTCCATTCGAAATACATGAAAGAGAAGATATAATAAGATCTGAATATGGCCTTATAACAGGAGAAGATATAAAAAGTGAAATAAATAGAGAAATAGGTAAAAATTTATTAAATTTAACAAATGCAAAAGTTGATTTTTATAATCCAGATGTAACAATTATTACAAATATATTTAATGATAATTTTTTTATTCAAATAAATCCTGTTTTTATTAAAGGTTTTTATAAAAAATATGTTAGGAATTTACCTCAATCACCATGGATATGCAATATTTGTAAAGGTGTTGGATGTGAAAAATGTGATTGGCAAGGTAGAAAATATCCTTCTTCAATTTCTGAATTAATTGGTGAAGTTTCTGCAAAAATTTTTGAAGCAATAAATTATAAATTTCATGCAGCTGGAAGAGAAGATGTAGATGCATTAGTTTTAGGTTCTGGAAGACCGTTTGTTTTAGAAATTATTAAGCCTTTAAAAAGAACAATAGATATGAAATTTTTAGAAAAAATTATTAATGAAAATGCAAAAGGAATGATTGAAGTGAATAATTTATGCTATACTACTAAAAAAGAAATAAATGAATTAAAAATTAAATCACAAAAAGCTTCAAAAACATATTTAGCTAAAGTATTTTTCGAAAATGAAGTGGATGAAGAAGATTTAAAAAATCTTGAATTAAAAATGAATAATATAACAATTGAACAAAGAACTCCTACAAGAGTTTTAAATAGAAGAAAAGATAAAATTAGAAGAAAATTTTTATATTATATAAAAGCTAAAAAAGTAAATTCCAAAATAGTTGAATTTGAGATAAAAGCTCAAGGAGGACTTTATATAAAAGAATTAATTACAGGGGATAATGGTAGAACTATTCCAAGTATTTCAGAAATACTTAGAAATAAGGTAATTAATATAGAATTAGCAGTAATAAATATAGAAATAATATAG
- a CDS encoding Gfo/Idh/MocA family oxidoreductase codes for MDKIKIGIIGVGFWGKNHARVFNELKDVEIIAICDIIKEKAMDIAKNYNIQYVFTDYKELLKNKEIDAVSICTPSITHGEIALEAIKKQKDLFIEKPMTTKIEEAINLKNELLKNKNEIILMVGFIERFNPVVQKAKELLDKGEIGNIILSYSRRIGAWPERIGDVGVIKDTAIHDIDLARFLFQEDPIAVFARGGSIKHQYYEDYVQATLLYKDRKSALIEANWLTPRKKREMHITGEEGVIRIGFLSQEIVIEKNEYELIPTIKWIEPLKLELAHFIECVKNRKEPLVNIEDGYKATLIAEALIKSIKENNIVKLPQ; via the coding sequence ATGGATAAAATAAAAATTGGTATTATTGGAGTTGGTTTTTGGGGAAAAAATCATGCAAGAGTTTTTAATGAATTAAAAGATGTTGAAATAATAGCAATATGTGATATTATAAAAGAAAAAGCTATGGATATCGCAAAAAATTATAATATTCAATATGTTTTCACAGATTATAAAGAATTATTAAAAAATAAAGAAATAGATGCAGTTTCAATATGTACCCCTTCTATAACTCATGGAGAAATAGCATTAGAAGCTATTAAAAAACAAAAAGATTTATTTATTGAAAAACCAATGACAACAAAAATTGAAGAAGCTATTAATTTAAAAAATGAATTATTAAAAAATAAAAATGAAATAATTTTAATGGTTGGATTTATAGAACGTTTTAATCCAGTAGTGCAAAAAGCAAAAGAATTATTAGATAAAGGAGAAATTGGAAATATAATTTTATCATATTCAAGAAGAATAGGTGCATGGCCTGAAAGAATAGGAGATGTAGGAGTTATAAAAGATACAGCTATTCATGATATAGATCTTGCTAGATTTTTATTTCAGGAAGATCCTATTGCTGTTTTTGCAAGAGGTGGGTCTATAAAACATCAATATTATGAAGATTATGTTCAAGCAACTCTTCTTTATAAAGATAGGAAAAGTGCTTTAATAGAAGCAAATTGGCTTACTCCAAGAAAAAAGAGAGAAATGCATATAACAGGTGAAGAAGGAGTTATAAGAATAGGCTTTTTATCACAAGAAATAGTAATTGAAAAAAATGAATATGAACTTATTCCTACAATAAAATGGATAGAACCTTTGAAATTAGAATTAGCACATTTTATTGAATGTGTTAAAAATAGAAAAGAACCACTTGTAAATATTGAAGATGGCTATAAAGCTACTTTAATAGCAGAAGCATTAATAAAATCTATTAAAGAAAACAATATTGTTAAATTACCGCAATAA
- a CDS encoding signal recognition particle protein Srp54, with product MSGIESFGEKIRNAINKLLGAPIADKKTIEEVIKELQRALLLADVNVNIVLKVSEKIKERAFKEKCPPGVSRKDHILKILYEELINILGEKPYPLQLDKNKKYIFMFVGIQGSGKTTTVAKIANYLKKQGYKIGVICADTYRPAAYEQLNQLLSPLGIPVFFNENSKNAIEIAKEGLEKFFSNGINIVLIDTAGRHKEQEFLLKEMKELEEQIKPNEVILTLDGTIGQQASIQAEAFHKSTPIGSIIVTKLDTSAKGGGALSAVAATGAKIRFIGVGEKIDDIEAFYPNRFVSRLLGMGDIEGLVERVKLAEMQFSEEKVQALLSGHFTLEDMISQIKETRKLGPLRKIISKLPLPMISNISDEQLELAEKEMDKWSAIINSMTPEERKNPEILNSSRIKRIARGAGVLEGDVKKLIKQYNLMKKLMKTWKKKKGVPKLKI from the coding sequence ATGAGTGGCATAGAAAGTTTTGGAGAAAAAATAAGGAATGCAATAAATAAATTATTAGGTGCGCCTATAGCAGATAAAAAAACAATAGAAGAAGTTATAAAAGAATTGCAAAGAGCTTTACTTTTAGCAGATGTAAATGTAAATATTGTTTTAAAAGTTTCTGAGAAAATAAAAGAAAGAGCTTTTAAAGAGAAATGTCCTCCAGGAGTATCTAGAAAAGACCATATATTAAAAATTCTTTATGAAGAATTAATAAATATCTTAGGAGAAAAGCCTTATCCTTTACAATTAGATAAAAATAAAAAATATATTTTCATGTTTGTAGGAATTCAAGGATCAGGAAAAACAACAACTGTAGCAAAAATTGCTAATTATTTAAAAAAGCAAGGATATAAAATTGGTGTAATATGTGCAGATACTTATAGACCTGCTGCATATGAACAATTAAATCAACTTTTATCTCCTTTAGGAATACCTGTTTTCTTTAATGAAAATAGTAAAAATGCAATTGAAATTGCTAAAGAAGGTTTAGAAAAATTTTTCTCAAATGGAATAAATATTGTTTTAATAGATACTGCTGGAAGACATAAGGAACAAGAATTCCTTTTAAAAGAAATGAAAGAATTAGAAGAACAAATTAAGCCAAATGAAGTAATCCTTACATTAGATGGAACAATTGGTCAACAAGCAAGTATTCAAGCTGAAGCATTCCATAAATCAACTCCAATAGGTTCTATAATAGTAACTAAATTAGATACTTCTGCAAAAGGTGGAGGAGCATTATCAGCAGTTGCAGCTACAGGTGCTAAAATAAGATTTATTGGTGTTGGAGAAAAAATAGATGATATTGAAGCTTTTTATCCAAATAGGTTTGTAAGTAGACTTTTAGGAATGGGGGATATAGAAGGATTAGTTGAAAGAGTAAAATTAGCTGAAATGCAATTTTCAGAAGAAAAAGTTCAAGCATTATTATCTGGACATTTTACTTTAGAAGATATGATATCACAAATAAAAGAAACAAGAAAACTTGGACCATTAAGAAAAATAATAAGCAAATTACCTTTACCAATGATTTCAAATATTTCTGATGAACAATTAGAACTTGCTGAAAAAGAAATGGATAAATGGAGTGCAATAATAAATTCAATGACTCCAGAAGAAAGGAAAAATCCAGAAATACTTAATTCATCAAGAATAAAAAGAATTGCTAGAGGTGCAGGAGTTTTAGAAGGAGATGTAAAGAAGCTCATTAAGCAATATAATTTAATGAAGAAATTGATGAAAACTTGGAAAAAGAAGAAAGGGGTGCCTAAATTAAAAATATGA
- a CDS encoding rRNA adenine N-6-methyltransferase family protein, with the protein MQYYNIKEILSKYKIKINFKLDQYFLIDKKIIKKIVSYAELNRNDIVLEFGTGLGFITKEIAKKAGKVLSIEKDEKILEVTSKLLNEKNIQLIKGDFFKVNIPQFNKFISSPPYQFSRKIIEWISLRKIDSCVIVFQNDFAKKLIEEKGKNYTLVSVLPSISYKVELLDIVPCSSFYPPSPFPSRIVKLKFINEKYNEEEINNLIIFLKNIFSQKNKKLKHPLRNYLEKIIGIKDSNKINEIIHSIPLSEQKVCLIPKGEIIQIGTNIIKYLKS; encoded by the coding sequence ATGCAATACTATAATATTAAAGAAATCTTATCTAAATATAAAATAAAAATTAATTTTAAATTAGATCAATATTTTTTAATAGATAAAAAAATAATAAAAAAGATCGTTTCTTATGCAGAATTAAATAGAAATGATATTGTTCTTGAATTTGGAACTGGATTAGGTTTTATAACAAAAGAAATAGCAAAAAAAGCAGGAAAAGTTCTTTCTATTGAAAAGGATGAAAAAATATTAGAAGTAACATCAAAATTATTAAATGAAAAAAATATTCAATTAATAAAAGGAGATTTTTTTAAAGTAAATATTCCTCAATTTAATAAATTTATTTCAAGTCCACCATATCAATTTTCTAGAAAAATTATCGAATGGATATCATTAAGGAAAATAGATTCATGTGTAATAGTTTTTCAAAATGATTTTGCAAAAAAACTTATAGAAGAAAAAGGAAAAAATTATACACTTGTATCTGTATTACCTTCAATTTCTTATAAAGTAGAACTTTTAGATATTGTTCCATGCTCTTCTTTTTATCCTCCATCACCTTTTCCTTCAAGAATTGTAAAATTAAAATTTATAAATGAAAAATATAATGAAGAAGAAATTAATAATCTAATAATATTTTTAAAAAATATTTTTTCTCAAAAAAATAAAAAATTAAAGCATCCTCTAAGAAATTATTTAGAAAAAATAATTGGAATAAAAGATTCTAATAAAATAAATGAAATTATTCATTCCATACCTTTAAGTGAACAAAAAGTTTGTTTAATTCCAAAAGGAGAAATTATACAAATAGGTACTAATATTATTAAATATTTAAAATCTTAA
- a CDS encoding DUF354 domain-containing protein, which produces MKIWLDALTPKQLLFFNSFKNRIKNRKKVKIWFTSRNYEQVTPLIKILGLEKEIEIIGSFGGETLEGKLSASIERMNKLKNRVFEEKPDIVISSGSIEASRIAYGLSIPHICISDSPHSPIYPLSLPISKILFTPWIIPKKEWIIHGIRKEKIFYYKALDPVAWLIDFSPNKSILENIGIDYNEPYILVRPPEVYASYLLNINNPYSLLFHLLKKLPKIFPDFKIVIMNRYIDQAKFFKNLGKEFILLNKVIEGTSLIFYSSLVISGGGTITQEAALLGIPTISIYPGKLPIVIDFLKKKKLIYHIHSKKDIKYIYEISNNFDIIREKQKLLSKYLWRKMEDPIPKIIKEINKLF; this is translated from the coding sequence ATGAAAATTTGGTTAGATGCTCTTACTCCAAAACAATTACTTTTTTTCAATAGTTTTAAAAATAGAATTAAAAATAGAAAAAAAGTAAAAATATGGTTTACTTCAAGAAATTATGAACAAGTAACACCTTTAATAAAAATACTTGGATTGGAGAAAGAAATTGAAATTATAGGTTCTTTTGGAGGAGAAACTTTGGAAGGGAAGCTTTCTGCAAGTATAGAAAGAATGAATAAATTAAAAAATAGAGTATTTGAAGAAAAACCTGATATAGTTATTTCAAGCGGATCTATTGAAGCTTCTAGAATAGCATATGGGCTTTCTATACCACATATATGTATTTCCGATTCTCCTCATTCTCCAATTTATCCTCTTTCTCTTCCTATTTCAAAAATTTTATTTACTCCTTGGATAATTCCTAAAAAAGAATGGATTATTCATGGAATAAGAAAAGAAAAAATTTTTTATTATAAAGCTCTTGATCCTGTTGCTTGGTTAATAGATTTTTCACCAAATAAATCTATATTGGAAAATATTGGAATTGATTATAATGAACCATATATTTTAGTACGTCCACCTGAAGTGTATGCTTCATACTTACTTAATATTAATAATCCATATTCTTTATTATTTCATTTATTAAAAAAACTTCCTAAAATTTTTCCTGATTTTAAAATTGTTATTATGAATAGATATATAGATCAAGCAAAATTTTTTAAAAATCTTGGAAAAGAATTTATTTTATTAAATAAAGTTATTGAAGGGACATCTTTAATATTTTATTCTTCATTAGTTATTTCAGGAGGAGGAACAATTACTCAGGAAGCTGCATTACTTGGAATACCTACAATTTCTATTTATCCAGGAAAATTACCAATTGTTATAGATTTTCTTAAAAAGAAAAAATTAATTTATCATATTCATTCTAAAAAAGATATTAAATATATTTATGAAATTTCTAATAATTTTGACATAATAAGAGAGAAACAAAAATTATTATCAAAATATCTTTGGAGAAAAATGGAAGATCCGATACCAAAAATAATAAAAGAAATTAATAAACTATTTTAA
- a CDS encoding 50S ribosomal protein L21e has protein sequence MPKSKGYRNRTRSLLRKERGSRSIVSPDIYLQKFKINDKVIILANPSVHKGLPHRRYHGKIGRIAEIRGKGYVVEIIDGNKIKKITTRPEHLKLFRG, from the coding sequence ATGCCTAAATCTAAAGGATATCGAAATCGTACAAGAAGTTTATTAAGAAAAGAAAGGGGAAGTAGAAGTATTGTTTCTCCAGATATTTATTTACAAAAATTTAAAATAAATGATAAAGTAATAATTTTAGCAAATCCAAGTGTTCATAAAGGATTGCCACATAGAAGATATCATGGAAAAATAGGAAGAATTGCAGAAATTCGTGGAAAAGGTTATGTTGTAGAAATAATTGATGGAAATAAAATAAAGAAAATAACTACTAGACCAGAGCATCTTAAACTTTTTAGAGGTTAA